The Plutella xylostella chromosome Z, ilPluXylo3.1, whole genome shotgun sequence region GTTAGTTTGACCCGGTATAAAAGTGCCAGTCCTATCTACTTGTTTAACTCATATTTACCCCGTCCACTCCTCACCCCCAGGTGCGGACCGTCGCTCGCTCCCCACCGGCTCCATCCCCTGGTGTTCCATGGCGCACGCTCAGCTCAGCTTCCACGGGCACCGCGACGCCGTCACATTCTTCGTGGGCGTCCCCGGCGCGGGGTCCCCCGCCCGGTCCCCCGAGTCCCCCACAGGGGGCGCCACTGGGGCCCCGATGCTCGTCGTGTCCGGAGGGGAGGGGTATATCGACTTTAGAATAGGTGAGTTTGTCGCGTGCGTTGTTATTGATGGCCGTGTTCAGACCTATAATTTGTAATAGCGTGAGTCGTATGACGTGTGGTTGACAGATGCGTCGTGCATAGTTCGTTTTGCCTCGAAAACGCactgaactgaactgaacaaatgacaaataaaatgtatggatttggCAGCTCTCATAAgactcatgctatattttacaaagtatagagTCCGGGACAGTGGGTATTTGGTTTCGTTGAAAGTATCGTGtaaagcaaaaaaatattacgttTTGTACCCACGACTTATGGAAGAATCCACGCACGTACGCCTTTAGCGTACAGTTTAAACAGCCCTAAAATTACAATTctgattttaatatttataaaagtattatcttaagttaagttttttatttatatttgatttaCGGTGCGGCTCCAATGGTGCGTTGCGTCGCCGCAGCATCGTTACTGCCGTTCTTTATTTGGGACGACGCCGCCAGGCAACGCACCAATGGAGCCTCACCCTTATAGATTACAACCACCgctgttatattattttataagtgcATGGATGCATTTATCCATCGTTTGTTTGTGTGAGCTTCATAAGTAAAGATTCAAGTTTAATACTCTgttataattcttaaaattctttctaaacattttcataatgtgatgtttatttgttaaacaaaacaagCAATATGCACGTTAGCGGACGCTTcagataatttatatttatgcttttttgagtatttaaataaatgtttaagtaGTTACTAAGCTTTGCTTGTCATCATTATGAGCTtattaatatgttttattatagCGACCATGCCCTTAATACGAAACCCTCGAACGAATTTAAAGTTATCCTTTTAATCCTGCTTTTGTGCCTATTGTTTGATTTGTCTTTTGGTGCTGtttttccattaaaatgtcgagattttttatataaatccTAACCAATAATGCTTCCCCTCCACCGATAGTATAACAATCCATTTAATATTCGCagtataaaatcaaaatcccGCTAAGTTCATAAAAAGAACTAACAATCCACATTTTAATCGACGACCAGCACTAACAAGAGTACCCATAGACTATAGACTGTaccttttttattatgtagacCATAGACAAGTTATTGTTTTCgtcaatttacttttttttcgaATAGAGGAGCACGCCGATGACGTTCGCGACACCGCGTCGCACCTTATAGTGTGGCAGATTCTCTCTGAGAACTGAATGCGAGTACCTGATTCGAATAagctttattttactataaataACACACGAAATGGTACGTCTACCCTCATTTTCACGGCGCTCAGGCTTGTTTCGTATGGGAGTCGTTTGCGACCACTGAGAAATTCTTGTAAATGAACGTTTAGTAATGGATACAATATACATTAGGTACTGCCTTTACATTAATTGTACAAATCTGTCTACCGTTATCGATAGTTTCGAAATTATCGAAACAAAACCAAATATAGCTTTTAAAACGCTCTGCTTACTTTAATAACTAAGCAAAATTGTGATGGTATAACTAACTAGTGCTGTAAGTTTTcttaatcaaaataaataaataaatcaacattgAAGTTATATCGTGTAATGGTCGAAGTGGTCGCAAATATTCACATACCTGAAATAAGTTTAAAGCTTATGGATTTAACATCATGCTAACCATTTAACAAGCTCAAAATTTCACCAAGACGCATGGTCGTACCATAAAATTCACAATTAACACGTTTACTATCATTATATGGTTTAATAtatcatttattatattattttatcataattccATAACACCATCGTAACATTATGTTAACATCGGTTTGGTATTAAACATCTAATAAGTATCATACatcatatcattttatttatgtacctaggtatttttataataattataaaggaGGTAAGCGtagtttagtttaaaaatatttttattttgtcaaaATTATATACGTGTATATTATTTGCTAACGTGTATATTGCTAACGGCATCCTTTAGAGAACTAAGTATACTAATTTAGAACAATGTGTGCTTTATGAAATGTTatctaaacataaaaaataaaatactgaaatCCAAATAATTCAATACCTTTATTTATCTTAAATCTCCATACCAGTACAACCtaccaattaaaaaatacactttcTGGTACATCCCATTGTTATCCCACAACAGTTTTCATTCCATCAAATCCACCCAACAAAAACGACACCACCCTTTAACACTGCCCACCCTTACAGCGGACTCAGAAATGGAGGACAGCGTAGTAGTGGCCGAAGACGGGTCGTCAGGCCCTAGCTCCCTCGCCGAGCGAGCGTCCAAGTCGCACCTGATAGTGTGGCAGGTGGCGCCCGCCTAACGCaagccgcgccgcgcccgccccccgTCAGAGTCTGACTACGTCTACGTCTGCATGACTACCAAACCTGAGAACGTGGTTTAATAATGAACCAGTCACATCCCGGGAAGTCAGAGACGGTTGAATATCTATCCGGGACGTGAGTGGTTACGGCTGGTGGCTTTGAATGACGGCTGAGCGATGGATTTAGAGAGGCTGGTTGGTTGAAGCGAAGTGTTTGTTGACAGTCGTATTGAGTAAGCTTTGTTTTACAGTTCCTTAGCATGGTAATGATAATTTTGATCATAAACTAAACTGGCTTATGTCTAATGTTCTTGTATGTTCAGTTTATgtctataaatatgtaagtataataattttctgTAGCGATGCAATGCGATTTCTAATTACTTATCCGTAaattagtacctatgtatgttgcAAATAAGTTTTCTCGATAATAATATGAGAAGTTTGCTCAGCCAGCTAGTCATTCAAAGCGACTGCCCAAGTAGAAGGATTGTTAAGGAAATATAGGTCAGTATTGTGTAACTTACGAATGGTCTTACAAGATTTGGTTGCGATggcaaattaatatttaagtattaattaattttgtgtGTAGAGTTGGTCCTTCAGTCCTTTTTTCGCCTTCACATTTTGGACTTTTCTATCAAAGTGTGTTGGTTCACCTATTCACTATCACGTTCAATTGTTTTTGAGGTACACTGCTGTCTAAAACGATGAATTTGTATTCATGTGGTAAAAGCGATGAAATTCTTCCTTGTATTAAGGTTTATGTAGCAGATACCTCAAAACCAATGCTCCAGTCTGTCCTAGTGTGATTTCTCACCAGTACACAGGCATCCGTAGACGATTAGATATCTTGAGGCGCTGAGCAcggcaccaaaacctaaactaGACATGTAACCTCACTTATATCACTATAGTCTTTATTGCTTTAGGCTGAATATACTGTGTGGCACGCTATAGGTCTTTAAATTGGAATCGATGCTTACgattcaatattattttataccaaGAGGTATATTTAGAATTTTCGATCATTTCCTCTAGCTGTAAACACGTTTCAATGACCCTTGAGTTTATGACTATAATCATAGCGTGTGAGTTTGAAATCTGACTTATGCTATTCGAGGAAATGTTCtagaaaatataagtaaagtgTGTAGATGcatgcaaacaaaaatgtaaCATTCGAAGGAGGTCGTGAAAAGATAGAATCATAAGAAATGATCAGGATTCTGTAGTGTGATGGATTGCTCATACGTATCATTGTGAATGGGTCGTGATGGTGTAAACTGTAATCTCTATCAATACTTTGTGGGGATGATAGTGCTATTGTAACAAAGACATgggtgtgtgcgtgtgtgtgagtgtgttaGTGTGTCTGCTCTTTTGCTACATTCGCCTTGTTTAGGCTTATTGGTAATGTTAAGGAAGTTGTACAAGATGTAACCaccaaataaaacattttagtaGTGATAGAGCTTAAGGTAGACGCGAGGAAGCGTATgagattttttatattgtaatgtGTAGTAACAAAATAGTTGTACGAGCGAtgaattttgttatttaatgcgAAGATGCTGTACGTTATCCATTATGGCTGTGGTTTCAATCTATATCACAAGTGTATAGTgtactttgtttttgttatttatttatattttgtttttagcaTCTGACACGCGCATCTCGTAATCACTTGTTGAAGAGATGTCGCATTGTTGTTTTTATGacagattattttaatttcggTTCATTAATGGTGCGACAGTAATTTAAGCCTAAATGATACTTCTATCGACATgaaattaatgtaaaatacTTGATAGTAAAAGTATttgatatacctataataaagaTTTGGATTTTTTCCGAtgaatacaataatatttatctattttgctctttagatattttaaataagttatttaaaaagttgcaTTGAAAGCTGGTTAAAGGGGTGtatgattaaaattatatgttatgtatttcgtgattaagttatattttattttcaatatttttgatgtaCTTAGACATAGAAGGAATCTCCCTCTAACCATCTTGGAATGTAACAACTAGTCACGACTATACGACCTatagatatacatatttagCTAGGTGGTCGTTGTTTTGCTGATTTTagcaaaaatgttattttattagttgtAATTTGTAAGATATAAGATAACCAAACTCATCAAAAATCTTAATGTAATATGAAGCGACCTTTGAGTGTGATAAATGATAATACAAATTTGAAAGGGATATTGAACTAAATTCACGGATactttaaatataatgtaatatGAAGCGACCTTTGAGTGTGATAAATGATAATACAAATTTGAAAGGGATATTGAACTAAATTCACGGATACTTTAaatataactatattatacctttaaataataaaataacgatTAAAAGTTAATACAGCTAAGTGTCcgtgtattttattataaccaTAATGCTGAAGCGGTGAACGCTTTTCAGAGCAGTGATAGTAAACAGCTCTTCTGatgtaaaatgtataattatgtactttagTTACACTGACAAAAGTATATTTCTCTATCACAATTGCCATGATAACACTGCTTTATACATAGTTGTTGATACCCACGAGGCACGCCGCAGCGCCGTGGTGGTAATTTTGTTAAATCGAGTGGGATCAAGGGAAGCTTTTGTGACCAGGAAGGACTGTAGTAATCGCTTAGTTCTGTGTGCTGCGATGGTTAAGGCATGTTCTCATCTAAGGTGTATTACCGTGGATACTGATTAAGCCAGAACTATCGAAACGATAATATCACTTAGATTTGACTGCGCTtgtaatatacatacattctTTACATAATAATCATTTTCAATTGTTGTACTATCTAATAAAttgcataatataataatatattgacaTTTACGCTAGCAATGATTTGCAATgccttatttattaaaaaatattattaatgtgcATAGTTAGTTATGGCTCTTTTTAACTCAATTAcccttttacatacatttaaatattttatattttttttcatgaagttATTGTATTGCTCCTGAGAATCACAATATAAACTgcaatcaataaaattaatttatctgGTTTTCTTAAACAAAAGGCGCTtagtttttatgttatttttttataaagtggATTTGTGTaagattggataatatttatgtagtgtTATGTCCTTCTTTATACcatgcaaattaaataaaggaatgctaaattattaaatagagTACTTATTTTCTCctttacctacattatttagCCACATCTAGCGAAATTTACTGAAATATCTAGTAATATTCTTCAATAAACGGAATTCATTATGCTGCTACTCACATCATTTCATCACTTATCATTTGCTCAcgacgactgtaatccctgaaGGGATAGTCAGAGTGACCTCGCAAGCGaagatacggctcgcgacttAACACTATCTTGTggagcgaaaagcgggtgggtTGGTAAAAGTGGTACTAAGCagaaagagggtgactcagggggtcagtgtgaacaacttttgttcttcAGCTTTTGGAAAttgggaaaaaaatatacctacttctcCATATTAAAAAGGCACATAGCAATCATAGTTTCGACggagaagtacctacctatttttttaaatttccaaTGAAGGGAATGGAGGGTTGTGCCTACCCAATACATATTTTGCATCAAATAAGAAGAGTACAGCCTCCTACAGTCGAGTGTGCGAATGTCCCAGGTTTGATAATCGGAAATTCATAACTTGTACGAATACGTAAGTAGTTACCTagctatattataaatattttcggtTACAGTGTAGTAGCCTACATGTCTCACTGAAATTGAACCTTAGTGCATATCCCGAAGGTGTAAATTCCCGTCCTAAGCTTGGATCATTTCCCATTACGCTCTATTCAcaggtactagttattattctgtgactGGGTCGGTTGGTGGACTTGGTGGGTTCAGGCTGGTGGTTTATTCTCCGTAGTCACCGTAGAGCATGGTGATATAATCGTACTACTTGCAGGATTTGAACCTTAGACAATTATCTCTTATATGAAATATAGTAGAAGAATCAGTAGAAATTTTGAAGGGGAGTGCATATTAGAAATGGCTACAGCATTTGACTTGGCTCTGGTTAACACATACTTTCAAAAGAAAGATGAACACcttataacttataaaagTGGTCAACATGCAACACAGATAGACTACATGTTAACCAGAAGAACTGATATTAAAAAAGTCAAGGATTGTAAAGTTATACCCGGGGAGCCTCTAACTAGTCAACATAGATTATTAGTCGTAGAATTAGATATTGATCTCAATAGAATTAATTATAGGCAAAAACATGTATCAAAGACCAAATGGTGGCTACtgcaaaatgaaaattttgcAGCAGATTTTAAAGATAGAATAGTAAGAAAAATTAGAGAAGTAGAATTTAATGAAAACATAACTGTGGATGATGATTGGAACGTCATCGCCAATACCATAAGAGAATCGGCAAAGACTGTACTGGGAGAGACAAAAGGAGTCAAGAAGATAGAAAAGGAGACATGGTGGTGGAATGCAGAAGTACAGAGGGCCTTGAAAGACAAAAAGAATGCATTTAAAAATTGGCAAGAAGAACTAACAGATGACCAATTAAGAGCAGAGAAAAGGCAAATATATCAGCTTATGAAGAAGAAGTCTAAAACATCTGTGGCGATTGCAAGGTCCCAAGTACAAGAAGAACTGTATAAACAACTTGAAAAGCCGGAAGGACAGAAAGCGCTATTTAGATTGGCGCGTAATAGGGAAAGAAATGCAAAAGATATGATTCAGATACGATGTATGAAAGATGAGAATGGAAGAGTATTAACAAAAGATGAAGAAATAAAGGTGAGATGGAAGAGTTACTTTGAACAATTGCTGAATGTAGAGAATGATAGAGTTGGTTTACCGGAACCGCAGGGCCTTAATTTAGGAATGGTAGATAAGATTAATGAATGGGAAGTCAAGCTTGCATTACGAAAAATGGGTAATGGGAAGGCTGTTGGCCCAGATAACATACCTGTAGAAGTTTGGAAATTATTGGGAGATGATGGTATTTATTGGTTGACCTATcttttcaataaaatcttcGCAGAGGAGTCAATACCAACTGATTGGAGAGGGAGTTATCTGGTGCCAATTTATAAGGAGAAAGGAGATATTCAAGATTGCGGAAACTACAGGGGAATTAAGTTGATGGCACACACGATGAAATTGTATGAGAAGGTTATCGAAAGTAGGATTAGGAGGGAGTCGACAGTATCGGCAAACCAGTTTGGCTTCATGCCTGGAAGGAGTACAACGGACGCCATATTCGCAGTGAGACAATTGATGGAAAAGTTTCGAGCTGTACAAAGAAACCTCCATATGGTGTTCATTGACCTTGAGAAGGCTTACGATCGTGTCCCGAGAGACCTGTTGTGGCGGTGCTTGCAGAACAAGGGTGTACCCGTaaagtacataagtattgTTCAGGACATGTACGCAGGTGCCAACACACAGGTCCGCACCGCAGTCGGGGTCACCGACAGGTTCGAGGTCCGAGTAGGCGTGCACCAGGGTTCATCCCTGAGTccatacctatttttattggtAATGGATGCATTAACATCGGCAATTCAGAAGGAGGCGCCCTGGTGCATGCTCTTTGCAGACGACATCGTGCTTGTCGATGAGAGTGGGGATGAATTACAGGTGCAACTGAACCAGTGGCGAGATACCCTAGAGAGTGTGGGATTGAGACTGAGTAGGACCAAAACAGAATATATGTTCTGTCAATTCGGAGGGCCTACTTCAGCTGCGTCGATATCTCTGGGTACCTCGCCACTGGCAGTAGGTGAGGATTTCCGATACCTCGGCTCCCTTCTACAGAGTGATGGAAGTATTGACAGGGATGTGACGAGACGAATGAATGCAGGATGGATGAAATGGAAACAACTCACCGGCACGACGTGTGATCGCAAGATGCCAATTAAGATCAAaggcaaaatatataaaagcgtCATAAGGCCGGTGATGTTGTATGGGGCTGAGTGCTGGGCAACCAAAGTATGCGATGAGAAAAGGATGCATGTGACAGAGATGCGAATGTTGAGATGGATGTGTGGTGTTACAAGAAAAGATAGAATACGAAATGAGTATAACTATAAGGGGAAGTATGAAAGTGGCTCCTATAGTGGAGAAGATAAAAAGCCATCGTCTTTCTTGGTTTGGGCATGTCATGAGAAGAGAAGATGATTATGTGACAAAGAAAGTGTTGGAAATGAGACCCGAAGGAAGGCGCaagagaggaagaccaagaaagacgtggcttgattgcgtgaaagaaaatatgagagagtgtgaagtgaatgaggatatgacagaggatagggtaaaatggcgtgacatgaccaacaaagccgaccctaaataaggataaggcaaggaagaagaagaagaagaatgaacCCATGACCCCTAGAATGAGAGGACGAATAAGTAGGTGGACTCGGTAGCTACTTATATAcgtgtatttataaatattacctttGACATTTTGCATAAGTAGCCGACGATACCGATAGTAAGTGCGTGGGTGGGTGGATATCCTCGCATATTCGCCATATTGTATCGCTTTGTTCCCAAAATAGAAAGTCGCGCATGTCAAGTAAGCGATCATGCGTTGAGATTCATGAATGCAAGTAACATAATGGGAAATATGGGCCAGATCTGGTGGGAATCTTCATTGGTCGACTGTTGACTTTTCACCTGAGACTGAAAAGTACTTACcttcatttaaattttgtgtTTGCATAAGGAAGAAAGTTTGTTTTTGCGCGTCAATATGGcgtcaatataaaatacagTGATGGCGGATTATCTCTACCCCTTTATCACGACATATGATGGAACCTATAGAACATCGCACCCCCCTGGTTTAGAAAATACTGGAGTACTAGATAATATGCTTAAAGCCTCAGACTCATGAGCTATTTTAGCAAATTAGTAATGAGTGTGAGTACTTAGATAAAGGGAGATACATTAACATTGACATCTGATTTTCTATGCTTAGAAATTAGCTTTGTTCCAGAGATAAAGATTTGGTTTGATATGGACATGTATTGGACCCAATAGCCgtaagtatattgtaaaaattaaattggtAGGTTAGTTGGTTATcgacttacattaaatttacaataatagtTTCGTTTGAATAAGGCACacaagtacaaatatctgaaGTCCAGCAgtgccgggaatcgaacccgtgATCCTCGGTACATAGCCAGATTTAGGTATGTACATTTATGTCGCCAATCTGTATACGAGAACAAAAAAAAGTCTTAACTACAGCCGTAGCCGCCTGAAGTGGAAGAACTTATAATTCGTAACATCTGCTTTTCTCATACATCAGTATCCTTGTTTCACGGgtaaagacatctgacagaacccttattacattcgaataagggtaggtAGTTTTGTTTAGTATCAGATgactttccccgtgaaacaaggtatataggtatctaataaaataagtataattaattattataggtagTTATTATATGTAAGGTAAGGTGGGGTAAGACCACAAAGCAAATACATGCTTTGTGGGTAAGACAGTCACCGGGGGGAGACTATCAATGTGTAATTATGAGTTTGTGTTAATGTATGTTCGCCGATTGATTTGCTGTTAGATTACTCcgccatttatggaccgattttgatcTCGTCGCCGTGTTACAATCCAAAAGTTTGCATGCCATCAAGTGAAGGAAATAATTACAGTTTGTAGTTGACATACCTATAGGCTACTAGTAAGATTGAGAGATTAGATCATAGTAACTTAATCGATTTAGCGTACCTTAATAggttattaggtacttacctaccttgTTGATGACAAAATCCAAAGATATGCCGTAGGTAGACCTAACTGATTCTGAACCgctttataaatgtaaacatGATGGCCAATTTTATTATAGAACATACTGTAAGAAATGTTAAGCAGTTAGGCAAAATATTGTAAAGATCATATAACTAagcaaataattaattaagattTGCATTGTGCTtggaaaaataattaatagcGTGTACAAAAAGGCTAGTACGTaagtttaagtaagtaaaaagggtaagccgaaaagggg contains the following coding sequences:
- the LOC125491268 gene encoding uncharacterized protein LOC125491268, whose product is MATAFDLALVNTYFQKKDEHLITYKSGQHATQIDYMLTRRTDIKKVKDCKVIPGEPLTSQHRLLVVELDIDLNRINYRQKHVSKTKWWLLQNENFAADFKDRIVRKIREVEFNENITVDDDWNVIANTIRESAKTVLGETKGVKKIEKETWWWNAEVQRALKDKKNAFKNWQEELTDDQLRAEKRQIYQLMKKKSKTSVAIARSQVQEELYKQLEKPEGQKALFRLARNRERNAKDMIQIRCMKDENGRVLTKDEEIKVRWKSYFEQLLNVENDRVGLPEPQGLNLGMVDKINEWEVKLALRKMGNGKAVGPDNIPVEVWKLLGDDGIYWLTYLFNKIFAEESIPTDWRGSYLVPIYKEKGDIQDCGNYRGIKLMAHTMKLYEKVIESRIRRESTVSANQFGFMPGRSTTDAIFAVRQLMEKFRAVQRNLHMVFIDLEKAYDRVPRDLLWRCLQNKGVPVKYISIVQDMYAGANTQVRTAVGVTDRFEVRVGVHQGSSLSPYLFLLVMDALTSAIQKEAPWCMLFADDIVLVDESGDELQVQLNQWRDTLESVGLRLSRTKTEYMFCQFGGPTSAASISLGTSPLAVGEDFRYLGSLLQSDGSIDRDVTRRMNAGWMKWKQLTGTTCDRKMPIKIKGKIYKSVIRPVMLYGAECWATKVCDEKRMHVTEMRMLRWMCGVTRKDRIRNEYNYKGNYKQRMEDGGEAIPMIECNLTYPHRHCCSVPSCPPSPLPPPPPPSPTESELGHGLTDDEYKIFGVTPTEENHRLVAMLMASSRELRARDLDLRNMRRYHRALKRNLAAVERRMQMEIEDLKRMIAENEALLLLNDVQIRGLRERRGEDPVALAVQAGAALGVRVPRSEVVFAERVGSPRYLFERARALARLFDWRYVWTRGGRVFLRRRALRPKYMVRTERDLQLVLHLASPDDGDSSDSEPGAAGLP